A DNA window from Gallaecimonas pentaromativorans contains the following coding sequences:
- a CDS encoding 6-hydroxymethylpterin diphosphokinase MptE-like protein: protein MSDTLPLIEETIRDLEEKIDVLQGIVDRQKQRSSGYQELSDSFTLIGFDDNYLVGHYHQNMAALEKYFPDVHKAMLEYKPVRYHIDVVDNLPNIRDKETGALVYTQPAFTTSLCQYEEFCLAPKMSHSRIQYTHENPMGFMHVDYLNQLVTASDKFVEESVGGERLPKDVGMMLVFGMGLGFHVELLAINHNIHHLYIIEPDLDIFYASLFTTAWFHVLPLIDERGGTLQLSLGVEAEEFFEAHMSDSSIRGRYNIISTYGFVHYQTKAIAELLEHYKNRYYELSMGWGFYDDAVMSIAHQGRNIHNDVPFVKIAGKTAHPLKNVPVFICGNGPSLDRHAEFLRQNQDKGIVISCGTALRALKKHGITPDFHCEQERTYPIAGLLDDIKDPEFLRDRVLLAPGTVHPEVFKKFAKAFMAPKHGEPATDALESIPGFSDEFESALHINPTVANTAVFMSHALGFRTLYLFGVDLGHQRDGNHHSVHSVYYKADGADRGIYRETDDYVVPGNFGGEVVTNAFFNLSRICIERLLRRRPELMCFNLGEGALIRGAIPCNQEDVLLASGMDKADVMEMATHFNVDSQGASRFEAPYWDCLAPPKVDALSEALLDILQPDVDSRRAGSLQMEEVMERLRDESRAGRPYLNSLFEGSMLYYHAVLVRVLYAPTDDTRCVAAYNELKQIYLDFLRAVPAHYRMHYQRPNSLSLQEGYNDWIVTEEGEGA from the coding sequence ATGTCTGACACATTGCCACTGATTGAAGAAACCATCCGGGATCTAGAGGAGAAAATTGATGTTCTCCAAGGCATTGTTGACAGGCAAAAGCAGCGCTCTAGCGGATATCAGGAGTTGTCCGACAGCTTTACTCTGATTGGCTTTGACGATAATTATCTCGTGGGCCACTACCATCAAAATATGGCGGCTTTGGAGAAATATTTCCCTGATGTACACAAGGCAATGCTGGAATATAAGCCTGTTCGTTATCACATCGATGTCGTCGACAACCTACCCAATATCCGAGATAAAGAAACGGGTGCACTGGTTTACACTCAACCAGCATTTACCACATCGCTTTGTCAGTACGAAGAATTTTGCCTGGCACCAAAGATGTCTCACTCGCGGATCCAATATACCCATGAAAACCCCATGGGATTTATGCATGTGGACTATTTGAACCAGCTGGTAACCGCATCGGATAAATTCGTAGAAGAAAGCGTTGGTGGCGAGCGTTTACCTAAAGACGTGGGCATGATGCTGGTGTTTGGTATGGGTCTTGGCTTTCATGTCGAGCTGCTTGCCATCAACCACAACATTCACCACCTTTATATCATTGAGCCAGACTTGGACATTTTTTATGCCAGTCTTTTTACTACTGCCTGGTTTCATGTTTTACCTCTTATAGATGAACGAGGCGGTACTCTGCAGCTAAGCTTGGGTGTCGAGGCGGAAGAGTTTTTTGAAGCTCACATGAGCGACAGCTCTATTCGTGGTCGCTATAACATCATCTCTACTTATGGCTTTGTACACTATCAAACCAAAGCCATCGCGGAGCTTCTGGAACATTATAAAAATCGCTATTACGAGCTCAGCATGGGCTGGGGATTTTATGATGATGCAGTAATGTCGATTGCCCACCAAGGGCGCAATATTCATAACGATGTACCTTTCGTTAAAATTGCTGGCAAGACCGCACATCCGCTGAAGAACGTTCCGGTGTTTATTTGTGGCAATGGCCCGTCTTTGGATCGCCATGCCGAGTTTTTGCGGCAAAACCAAGACAAAGGCATTGTGATTTCCTGCGGCACTGCGCTGCGGGCATTGAAAAAGCATGGTATTACGCCGGACTTTCATTGTGAGCAGGAGCGGACCTATCCTATCGCCGGTTTGCTAGACGACATTAAAGATCCTGAGTTTTTGCGAGACCGGGTGCTGCTGGCTCCGGGAACGGTACACCCTGAGGTCTTTAAAAAGTTTGCCAAGGCCTTTATGGCTCCCAAGCATGGTGAACCTGCGACCGATGCCCTGGAAAGCATTCCTGGGTTTAGCGACGAGTTTGAATCGGCACTACACATCAACCCGACCGTTGCCAATACTGCTGTGTTCATGTCCCATGCCCTTGGCTTTCGAACCCTCTACCTTTTCGGTGTCGACCTGGGCCACCAACGGGATGGTAATCACCACTCGGTGCACAGTGTCTACTACAAGGCCGATGGCGCAGACCGCGGTATTTATCGGGAAACTGACGACTATGTTGTACCCGGTAACTTTGGCGGCGAGGTGGTGACCAATGCCTTTTTCAACCTCTCCCGCATTTGTATCGAGCGGTTGCTTCGTCGCCGCCCCGAATTGATGTGTTTCAACCTGGGTGAAGGGGCACTTATTCGAGGTGCCATTCCCTGCAATCAAGAAGATGTATTGCTGGCCAGTGGGATGGACAAGGCGGATGTCATGGAGATGGCTACCCATTTTAATGTGGACAGCCAAGGTGCCAGCCGGTTTGAAGCACCCTACTGGGATTGTCTGGCGCCGCCCAAGGTGGACGCGCTCAGTGAAGCGCTGCTTGATATTCTGCAACCGGATGTGGATAGCCGCCGGGCCGGTTCTTTACAGATGGAAGAAGTGATGGAGCGCCTGCGTGATGAGAGCCGGGCCGGTCGCCCTTACCTGAATTCCCTGTTTGAAGGCAGCATGCTCTACTACCACGCTGTTCTGGTACGCGTGCTTTATGCTCCCACCGATGACACCCGTTGTGTAGCGGCTTATAACGAGCTGAAGCAGATTTACTTAGACTTTCTGCGGGCTGTTCCGGCGCATTATCGCATGCACTACCAGCGCCCCAACAGTTTGTCGCTGCAAGAAGGCTATAACGACTGGATTGTGACCGAAGAAGGTGAGGGCGCCTGA
- the fliS gene encoding flagellar export chaperone FliS has product MRMNIKQYQGADKNARLLNADPHQVILMLMDGVLEKIAVAKGCVERQDIQGKSQAINSAVSLISGLQGVLDFDSEPEVSQNFASFYDVMIRKLLEVSASREPSAFDELHELFSPLRNAWRDMPQEHKDQGMEKLRQKAPA; this is encoded by the coding sequence ATGCGAATGAACATCAAGCAGTATCAAGGTGCAGACAAAAACGCAAGGCTACTGAATGCCGATCCGCACCAGGTCATTCTGATGTTGATGGATGGCGTGCTGGAAAAGATTGCCGTAGCCAAAGGCTGTGTTGAACGCCAGGATATTCAAGGTAAATCGCAGGCTATCAACAGTGCGGTGTCACTGATAAGTGGTCTGCAAGGGGTGCTGGATTTTGACAGTGAGCCTGAGGTTTCCCAAAACTTTGCTAGTTTTTATGACGTGATGATCCGCAAGCTACTGGAAGTCAGCGCCTCCCGTGAACCTTCCGCATTTGATGAACTACACGAACTCTTCTCCCCTCTGAGAAATGCTTGGCGAGACATGCCGCAAGAGCACAAAGACCAAGGCATGGAAAAACTCCGCCAAAAAGCGCCGGCTTAA